Proteins co-encoded in one Bacteroidales bacterium genomic window:
- a CDS encoding glycosyltransferase: MKKICLILPDLHKGGMERVMAELACYFYARHKSEIYIILLLNHAKVFYKIPPEVTIIRPSFAFNNNKRIISTIRTLIFVRKTVKQLAPDSILSFGETYNSFVLMSCLFTGFNVFVSDRSRPDKSWGFLQEKLRKILYPGARGIISQTTFSRDFLIKETGHKNILIIPNPITYLVNHSGPKENVILNVGRIIKSKRLDLLLNIFSRCNNENWKLWIVGENETGLQTILSEQSKELRISDKVIFWGKQEDMSRFYNISKIFAFTSESEGLPNVLLEAMSAGLACISFDCIAGPSDLIQNGENGFLVDLYDCNDYVYKLNKLISDDSLQQYFSTNAKSKSQEFDINIIGEKYYNFLQS, from the coding sequence ATGAAAAAAATTTGTCTTATCCTTCCTGATTTACACAAAGGCGGCATGGAAAGAGTTATGGCTGAGCTTGCTTGCTATTTCTATGCCCGCCATAAATCTGAAATATACATTATTCTGCTGTTGAATCATGCAAAAGTATTCTATAAAATTCCGCCTGAAGTAACTATAATCAGGCCTTCCTTTGCTTTTAACAATAATAAAAGAATTATTTCTACTATCCGGACTCTCATTTTTGTTCGAAAAACGGTAAAACAACTGGCACCTGATTCAATACTTTCCTTTGGGGAAACTTATAATTCATTTGTATTAATGAGTTGCCTGTTTACGGGATTTAATGTGTTTGTTTCAGATCGCAGCCGTCCTGATAAAAGCTGGGGTTTTCTGCAGGAAAAACTGAGAAAAATACTTTATCCGGGAGCCAGGGGGATTATTTCGCAAACCACGTTTTCAAGGGATTTTTTAATAAAAGAGACCGGGCATAAGAATATCTTGATAATACCCAATCCGATAACTTACCTGGTTAATCATTCAGGCCCGAAAGAAAATGTAATTCTTAATGTTGGAAGGATCATAAAAAGTAAGCGACTTGATCTTCTGCTGAATATTTTTAGCCGGTGTAATAATGAAAACTGGAAATTATGGATCGTAGGAGAAAATGAAACAGGCCTACAGACAATTTTGTCAGAACAAAGTAAAGAATTGCGTATCTCTGATAAAGTAATATTCTGGGGAAAACAGGAAGACATGAGCAGATTCTACAATATCTCAAAGATATTTGCATTCACATCAGAATCTGAGGGGCTGCCTAATGTTTTACTTGAGGCTATGTCTGCAGGTTTAGCCTGCATAAGTTTTGACTGTATCGCAGGCCCAAGTGATCTTATTCAAAACGGAGAAAATGGTTTTCTTGTGGATTTGTATGATTGCAATGATTATGTTTACAAGCTAAATAAACTAATCAGCGATGATTCATTACAGCAATATTTTTCAACAAACGCAAAAAGCAAATCTCAGGAATTTGATATCAATATTATCGGAGAAAAATATTATAATTTTTTGCAATCATGA
- a CDS encoding acyltransferase, which translates to MKLGRFVSKSSFHLQKNVIGLLTLIDSRLYMKLYNKLLRRHGFKLNGSPRFIAKSARFDDFNRITLGERLVVSMNVHFLTHDYSYTTALIAAGKKPATDIGILRDITIGDNVFIGMNSIILPGTNIGNNVIVGAGSVVRGKIPDFSVVAGNPAIVISNILDFEKKATDRKDNDLIIDKK; encoded by the coding sequence ATGAAACTCGGCCGATTTGTTTCAAAAAGTTCATTTCACCTTCAAAAAAATGTGATCGGGTTATTAACCCTTATAGATAGTCGGTTATATATGAAGCTGTATAACAAATTACTCAGAAGGCATGGTTTCAAATTAAACGGTTCACCAAGATTTATTGCCAAAAGTGCACGATTTGATGATTTTAACAGAATTACTCTTGGTGAAAGACTTGTTGTTTCAATGAATGTACATTTTCTTACTCATGATTATAGTTATACTACAGCATTAATAGCAGCCGGTAAAAAACCGGCCACGGATATCGGAATATTGCGGGATATTACGATTGGAGACAACGTCTTTATTGGTATGAATTCAATTATTTTGCCCGGAACCAATATTGGCAACAATGTAATTGTCGGAGCCGGTAGTGTGGTTCGCGGTAAAATCCCTGATTTCAGTGTTGTTGCAGGGAATCCTGCAATTGTAATATCCAATATTCTTGATTTTGAAAAGAAGGCAACAGACCGAAAAGACAATGATCTTATTATAGATAAGAAATGA
- a CDS encoding NAD(P)-dependent oxidoreductase, whose protein sequence is MKILVTGAAGFIGSAIVPVLKASDHDIYVIDNLTFGRRDIVDVSDSNFYVADIRDARLMDKILDQIQPEIIVHLAAIHFIPYCNAHPYESADVNIRGTINLLNASKKVKSLKKFLFASTAAVYPICDEAVNETHELLPMDIYGLSKLTGERLCTEFYLETGIDTIICRFFNAFGPNETNPHLIPEIEKQLREGARLIKLGNLTPKRDFIHTHDMAAALKQLISLNNTGLGIYNLGRGIEYSVVEIVEAFSRQLNEEIKIEVDPERIRKIEREHLLADVTKLKNTGWQPLLGIDEGIRDLIHNWN, encoded by the coding sequence ATGAAGATATTAGTTACAGGAGCCGCTGGTTTCATAGGCTCAGCCATTGTGCCTGTATTAAAAGCGAGTGATCATGATATTTATGTCATAGATAATCTCACATTCGGCCGACGCGACATAGTAGACGTATCCGACTCCAACTTTTATGTTGCAGATATAAGAGACGCCCGGCTTATGGATAAAATCTTAGATCAGATTCAGCCTGAAATTATAGTACATCTTGCCGCCATTCATTTTATTCCTTATTGTAATGCTCATCCATACGAATCAGCTGACGTAAATATACGGGGTACGATTAACTTACTAAATGCGTCAAAAAAAGTAAAATCATTAAAAAAGTTCTTATTTGCATCCACCGCAGCGGTATATCCGATCTGTGATGAAGCTGTGAATGAAACTCATGAGCTTTTACCCATGGATATTTATGGTTTATCCAAACTTACAGGTGAACGGCTTTGCACTGAATTTTACCTCGAAACAGGCATTGACACTATTATTTGCCGGTTTTTCAATGCATTCGGCCCCAATGAAACAAACCCTCATTTAATACCCGAAATAGAAAAACAGCTAAGAGAAGGTGCGAGATTAATAAAACTTGGAAATCTCACTCCCAAACGCGATTTTATTCACACTCACGATATGGCTGCGGCGCTTAAGCAGCTTATTAGCTTAAACAATACAGGACTGGGTATATATAATCTGGGAAGAGGAATTGAATATTCTGTTGTAGAAATTGTTGAAGCTTTCAGCCGTCAACTTAATGAAGAAATCAAAATTGAAGTGGATCCGGAGAGAATCCGGAAAATTGAACGCGAGCATCTTTTAGCCGATGTAACAAAGCTAAAAAACACAGGATGGCAACCTTTATTGGGCATTGATGAAGGAATCAGGGATCTGATTCACAACTGGAACTGA
- a CDS encoding glycosyltransferase family 1 protein, translating to MKNKRLKIGIVFNFNPIWMGGIIYIINVIRILDFLDDDEKPEITLFYRQDLKTFADQIKYPYLKKIEWKFPSIINGYLKSWLFHKNFFIEDILNQYSLDALYPLHDFPVRSDGKVKLVSWYADLQHIYYPNFFSKRKIVERTLRIKFILKNTNDLVVSSQAVADDFKRFFKIRKNMNIHIFHFVSVLENIENLDIDTLRSKYKLPEKFFLVSNQFHKHKNHIILLKSLIRLKQTNSDIHIALTGRFPAATYSPYMQELHSLIKENRLEDQISFLGIIPRNEQLFLMKHSQAVIQPSLFEGWSTVIEDAISLQVPIIASSLKVNQEQLGSTGIYFDPHDEEQLADIIANFPIRNLSDRFYEEYNTRIKSAAKVFLKILGV from the coding sequence ATGAAAAACAAAAGATTAAAAATTGGTATCGTTTTTAACTTCAATCCCATTTGGATGGGGGGAATTATTTATATTATCAATGTAATCCGGATTCTTGATTTTCTAGATGATGATGAAAAACCTGAAATAACATTATTTTACAGGCAAGATCTTAAAACATTTGCAGACCAGATTAAATACCCTTATTTAAAAAAAATCGAATGGAAGTTTCCTTCAATTATTAACGGATATTTAAAATCGTGGCTGTTTCACAAAAATTTTTTCATTGAGGATATCCTAAACCAATATAGTCTGGATGCCTTATATCCGCTTCATGATTTTCCTGTCAGATCAGATGGGAAAGTTAAGTTAGTGAGCTGGTATGCAGATTTACAGCACATTTATTATCCTAATTTCTTCTCAAAAAGGAAAATTGTAGAGCGGACATTAAGGATCAAATTTATTTTGAAAAACACTAATGACCTGGTAGTTTCAAGCCAGGCTGTAGCTGATGATTTTAAGCGATTTTTCAAAATAAGGAAGAATATGAATATTCATATATTCCATTTTGTTTCGGTACTTGAAAACATTGAAAACCTGGACATCGATACGCTAAGGTCTAAATATAAACTGCCGGAAAAATTCTTTCTTGTATCGAATCAATTTCACAAACACAAAAATCATATTATTTTACTTAAATCCCTTATAAGGCTTAAACAGACAAATTCAGACATTCATATTGCACTGACCGGCCGTTTCCCTGCAGCAACATATTCGCCTTATATGCAGGAATTGCATTCACTGATTAAAGAAAACAGGTTGGAGGATCAGATCAGCTTTCTGGGTATCATTCCGAGAAATGAACAGTTGTTTTTGATGAAACATTCACAAGCTGTCATTCAGCCGAGTTTATTTGAAGGCTGGAGTACAGTAATTGAAGATGCAATATCACTGCAGGTACCGATAATTGCGTCTTCATTGAAAGTTAATCAGGAACAATTAGGTTCAACCGGCATATATTTTGATCCCCATGATGAAGAACAATTGGCGGATATCATTGCCAATTTTCCTATAAGAAATTTAAGCGACAGGTTTTATGAGGAATATAATACAAGGATTAAAAGTGCAGCAAAAGTCTTTTTGAAAATTTTAGGTGTTTAA